Proteins from one Alysiella filiformis genomic window:
- the smpB gene encoding SsrA-binding protein SmpB has protein sequence MKDKENKMSITNNRKAFHDYYIEEQIQAGLVLQGWEVKAIRAGRVQLKESYIYWKKDAFYLVGCHITALPTASTHVKPDPVRPRKLLLNQREINKLIGRTERAGYTIVPLNMHFHRGKIKAEIGLAKGKKLHDKREASKEADWKREKQRLMKNAR, from the coding sequence TTGAAAGATAAGGAAAACAAAATGTCCATTACCAACAACCGCAAGGCTTTTCACGATTATTATATTGAAGAGCAAATTCAGGCAGGCTTGGTACTACAAGGCTGGGAAGTGAAAGCCATACGCGCAGGTCGCGTGCAGCTCAAAGAAAGCTATATTTACTGGAAAAAAGACGCATTTTATTTGGTTGGCTGCCACATCACGGCTTTGCCCACCGCGTCCACACACGTCAAGCCCGACCCTGTTCGTCCGCGCAAATTGCTGCTCAATCAGCGCGAAATCAACAAGTTAATTGGCAGAACCGAACGCGCTGGCTACACGATTGTGCCGCTCAATATGCACTTTCATCGTGGCAAAATCAAAGCCGAAATCGGCTTGGCAAAAGGCAAAAAATTGCACGACAAACGCGAAGCCAGCAAAGAAGCCGATTGGAAACGCGAAAAACAACGTTTGATGAAAAACGCGCGTTAA
- a CDS encoding RNA-binding S4 domain-containing protein produces MQAQVYLEEQEYIALCDLLKLAGLAESGGQAKAAIAAGEVLRNGEVETRKTAKIRGGDVIEFAGSILEICDGHDPEA; encoded by the coding sequence ATGCAAGCACAAGTTTATTTGGAAGAACAAGAATACATCGCCCTGTGCGATTTGCTGAAATTGGCGGGGCTGGCTGAAAGTGGCGGTCAAGCCAAAGCCGCCATTGCCGCAGGCGAAGTCTTACGCAATGGCGAAGTGGAAACGCGCAAAACCGCCAAAATTCGCGGTGGCGATGTGATTGAATTTGCTGGCTCAATTTTGGAAATTTGCGATGGACACGACCCCGAAGCCTGA
- a CDS encoding oxidoreductase-like domain-containing protein encodes MDTTPKPDELLPPPTPPEDWECCGSECGDACIFQIYYHQKEAYDKQQRELAQMHTDAAK; translated from the coding sequence ATGGACACGACCCCGAAGCCTGATGAATTGTTGCCGCCCCCCACCCCACCCGAAGATTGGGAATGTTGCGGCAGCGAATGCGGCGATGCGTGCATTTTTCAAATTTACTATCACCAAAAAGAAGCCTACGACAAACAACAGCGCGAATTGGCACAAATGCACACCGATGCGGCAAAATAA
- the rimP gene encoding ribosome maturation factor RimP codes for MDLQNILDKTLPALGYELVDFELTAQGTLRVFIDNETGITVEDCATVSNHLSRVFLVEDVDYKNLEISSPGLDRPLKKASDFVRFTGSQAKIKTRLPVDGQKNFIGKIEGFDETTQTITVSFDGKTAQIELNNVDKARIKPEFKF; via the coding sequence ATGGATTTACAAAACATTTTAGACAAAACCCTGCCCGCATTGGGCTACGAATTGGTGGATTTTGAACTGACCGCCCAAGGCACTTTGCGCGTGTTCATTGACAATGAAACAGGCATTACCGTAGAAGATTGCGCCACCGTCAGCAACCATTTGAGCCGCGTGTTTTTGGTGGAAGATGTGGACTACAAAAACTTGGAAATTTCCAGCCCCGGTCTTGACCGCCCCTTGAAAAAAGCCAGCGATTTTGTTCGCTTTACAGGCAGCCAAGCCAAAATCAAAACCCGCCTGCCCGTTGATGGACAAAAAAACTTCATCGGCAAAATTGAAGGCTTTGACGAAACCACCCAAACCATCACCGTATCGTTTGACGGCAAAACCGCCCAAATTGAACTGAATAATGTGGACAAAGCCCGCATTAAACCCGAATTCAAATTTTGA